Proteins from one Puntigrus tetrazona isolate hp1 chromosome 10, ASM1883169v1, whole genome shotgun sequence genomic window:
- the setd1ba gene encoding histone-lysine N-methyltransferase SETD1B-A isoform X4, producing the protein MSRPGERNKLNEDHGRRQSSSLANGMENSHPICSSGEKRSHHWRSYKLIIDPALKKGSHKLYRYDGQNFSVPNPGMPPVDIVRDPRIGRMWTKYKETDLPVPKFKIDECYIGRVPPKEVTFAKLNDNVREGFLTDMCKKFGDIEEVEILYNPKNKKHLGIAKVVFGTVKAAKDAVQNLHNTSVMGNIIHVELDPKGENRQRYLQRLINGSYTPLTLPVGGEEACEVSPRSLAEALLPLRRLSEGNSSAVGGTATPGGTNTPLSLDTAYSSLRQDTPQSQGTPHTPRPSGTPFSQDSSYSSRQGTPGFQSNRAESSGGYKSRRHETKFQDAYNRRPERHYVHGTGGGPHRGNAEQPPNFKQHQPPEPPSPAFAHTPPPPASANFKNAFSPYQPPMPPVYPHTEPSFHQPVQREVDYRRPPQAPPPPSTDFMPVRDRPATPPIPEPPPPAPETQPATPPPSTPEPQDSTPTQDSERNSLDSRIEMLLKPFLNERGDSDAEVRMDGSPISSSSSQLSPIPPQRPSRPASTGLEDISPTPLPDSDDDEPIHGTASLLTNSRSMSPSNMHSKSGAGEPRTPVDKMDTGQSSGEDMEISDDEMPGTPIASGDCAKNIVVNSAMSPMQTIPMPPPGFPPLPHPQAGFPLPPPPLPTVPHLAGPHPMLHTLHPYPPGMMPIMQMDLMSSLPQWGSVHMSFQMQTQMLSRMAQSQRPYPYPHFISGAAASAGAAAAAAVMQFGGPYAPLSIVGAPAGTVGHGQPWPLPNIPKFNPAVPPPGYEPEKEDPHKATVDGVLMVIVKELKAIMKRDLNRKMVEVVAFRAFDEWWDKQERSAKATLTPVKTGEGKDEVKERAKPKETISSSLLENWNKVEGMGFEGMGLGIGLRGAIRLPSFKVKRKQPPEPTSTNDNKRVRPSTPVDDELEDEESERTDHRMDGSRTDGGGSSTKRRPGRPMELDSAGEEEEETSGKEESSLSDHEEEPVENASERLSSVTDMEDEEDEKKSESDSSESESSDSSDDESSSSSSSSKSDSDSSGSESSSEYESSSGEEEEEEEEQTVAMEDEDEDDAQTSSTTSSSSSSSSEEEDLEVKAPSTPTGPPPEEELHDLGRPEALDEAEIDHKHAAVSSIKTEVEDVWPPSPKGLPADEPDIDLAVSIPVPKAEATLEDVGSLRPPTPTDTTPNKRKPGRPKSKKVSTPSDSEEPPAPMVASSPPDLPVNDLYPDHTSETFKKREDEDTTALEEEENQTQIVKPEVEDKFTYITEPVQKTRRQRRSWPEMLFSPVTSPFRPSFLPRSDFEEMTILYDIWNDGIDEEDIRYLKITYDKMLQQDNGNDWLNDTLWVHHPPTNVGSTSGLKKKRKEDGIRDHVTGCARSEGYYKIDKKDKMKYLNSSRLQSEEPDVDTQGKSIPAQPQASSRAGSERRSEQRRLLSSFSCDSDLLKFNQLKFRKKKIRFCKSHIHDWGLFAMEPIAADEMVIEYVGQNIRQVIADMREKRYEEEGIGSSYMFRVDHDTIIDATKCGNFARFINHSCNPNCYAKVITVESQKKIVIYSRQPINVNEEITYDYKFPIEDEKIPCLCGAENCRGTLN; encoded by the exons ATGTCCAGACCTGGAGAAAGAAATAAGCTAAATGAAGATCACGGTAGAAGACAGAGTTCAA GTTTGGCGAACGGAATGGAGAACAGCCATCCTATCTGCAGTTCGGGAGAGAAACGAAGTCATCATTGGAGAAGTTACAAGTTGATTATTGACCCGGCGTTGAAAAAGGGATCGCACAAACTGTATCGCTACGATGGACAGAACTTCAGCGTGCCG aaCCCAGGCATGCCGCCCGTGGACATCGTCCGAGACCCGAGAATCGGTCGTATGTGGACTAAGTACAAGGAGACTGATCTCCCGGTTCCTAAATTTAAG ATCGATGAGTGTTACATCGGTCGAGTGCCTCCGAAGGAGGTCACGTTCGCCAAACTCAACGACAACGTCCGAGAGGGATTCCTCACCGACATGTGCAAGAAGTTCGGCGACATCGAGGAGGTGGAAATTTTGTACAACCCGAAGAACAAAAAGCATCTCGGAATTGCTAAAGTCGTATTCGGAACCGTCAAGGCGGCGAAGGATGCCGTCCAGAACTTGCACAACACGTCTGTCATGGGCAACATCATCCACGTGGAGCTGGACCCTAAAG GTGAAAATCGCCAAAGGTACCTCCAGCGTCTGATCAATGGAAGTTATACTCCACTCACTCTTCCAGTTGGTGGTGAAGAGGCCTGTGAAGTTTCACCACGCAGCTTAGCTGAAGCCCTGCTG CCCTTGCGAAGACTTTCCGAAGGCAACTCTTCTGCAGTCGGAGGCACAGCCACGCCGGGCGGCACCAACACCCCCTTGTCCCTGGATACGGCCTACTCCAGCCTAAGGCAGGATACGCCCCAGTCCCAGGGTACCCCACACACCCCGCGTCCGTCGGGCACCCCGTTCTCTCAGGACTCCAGTTACTCCAGCAGGCAGGGCACTCCGGGGTTCCAGTCAAACCGTGCTGAATCCTCGGGGGGCTACAAGTCGAGACGGCATGAAACCAAATTCCAGGATGCCTATAACCGGAGACCGGAAAGGCATTACGTCCACGGTACGGGAGGAGGGCCGCATCGTGGCAATGCAGAGCAGCCCCCCAATTTTAAGCAACATCAACCCCCCGAGCCCCCGTCGCCTGCTTTTGCACACACGCCGCCTCCACCAGCCAGTGCAAATTTCAAGAATGCTTTCTCTCCTTATCAGCCCCCGATGCCCCCAGTGTACCCTCACACAGAGCCCTCCTTCCACCAGCCTGTTCAACGGGAAGTGGATTATAGGAGACCACCTCAAGCCCCGCCACCCCCGAGCACCGACTTTATGCCCGTCAGAGACAGGCCTGCGACGCCGCCGATCCCCGAACCACCACCCCCTGCTCCAGAAACCCAACCAGCCACGCCTCCCCCCTCCACGCCGGAGCCCCAAGACTCCACGCCGACCCAGGACTCTGAGCGCAACAGCTTGGACTCGCGCATAGAAATGCTTCTGAAGCCCTTCTTGAACGAGCGAGGAGACTCGGATGCCGAGGTTCGTATGGATGGCAGTCCGATCTCCTCCTCGTCCTCTCAGCTCTCCCCTATTCCACCCCAGCGACCCTCGCGGCCTGCAAGCACCGGCCTGGAGGACATCAGCCCAACGCCGCTTCCCGATTCGGACGATGATGAGCCTATTCATGGTACTGCTTCCCTGTTGACAAACTCTAGGTCCATGTCGCCCTCCAACATGCACAGTAAAAGCGGCGCGGGGGAACCACGGACGCCCGTTGACAAAATGGACACG ggcCAGTCATCAGGTGAAGACATGGAGATTTCCGATGATGAGATGCCTGGCACACCGATCGCTAGCGGGGACTGTGCCAAAAACATTGTGGTTAACTCTGCAATGTCTCCGATGCAGACTATTCCCATGCCTCCACCAGGGTTCCCCCCACTGCCCCATCCACAAGCTGGCTTCCCGCTGCCACCCCCTCCTCTTCCAACTGTACCGCACCTGGCTGGCCCCCATCCAATGCTACACACGTTGCACCCTTATCCCCCTGGCATGATGCCCATTATGCAGATGGACCTGATGAGCTCCTTACCACAGTGGGGCAGCGTTCACATGTCTTTCCAGATGCAAACTCAGATGTTAAGTCGCATGGCGCAGAGTCAGCGGCCGTATCCTTACCCTCACTTCATCAGCGGGGCTGCTGCAAGTGCCGGTGCTGCTGCCGCCGCCGCAGTCATGCAGTTTGGGGGCCCATATGCGCCTCTGTCTATTGTTGGTGCACCAGCAGGCACTGTGGGTCATGGGCAACCCTGGCCTCTACCCAACATACCCAAATTCAACCCTGCTGTTCCCCCTCCAGGCTATGAGCCTGAAAAGGAAGACCCACATAAAGCCACTGTGGATGGAGTTCTTATGGTTATCGTCAAGGAGCTGAAGGCCATCATGAAAAGAGATCTCAACCGAAAGATGGTGGAGGTGGTGGCCTTCAGAGCATTTGATGAGTGGTGGGACAAACAGGAGCGCTCGGCTAAG GCTACGCTTACTCCTGTGAAGACAGGTGAGGGCAAAGATGAGGTAAAAGAACGGGCTAAACCCAAAGAGACTATATCCTCTAGCTTACTGGAAAACTGGAACAAGGTAGAGGGTATGGGCTTCGAGGGAATGGGACTCGGCATAGGCCTGCGTGGTGCCATTCGATTACCATCCTTCAAG GTTAAGAGGAAACAGCCACCTGAGCCCACATCTACCAATGACAATAAAAGGGTACGACCATCCACACCTGTCGATGATGAGCTGGAGGATGAAG AGTCGGAAAGAACAGATCATCGCATGGATGGTTCTAGAACGGATGGTGGTGGTTCTTCCACCAAGCGAAGACCAGGCAGACCTATGGAGCTGGACAGCGcaggtgaggaggaggaggaaaccTCTGGCAAAGAGGAGTCATCACTTTCAGACCATGAAGAGGAGCCAGTGGAGAATGCCTCTGAGAGGTTGTCCTCTGTCACG GATAtggaggatgaggaagatgaAAAGAAGAGCGAATCAGACTCCAGTGAGAGTGAATCATCGGACTCATCAGATGACG AGTCTTCTAGTTCATCTTCCTCTTCCaaatctgattctgattcttcTGGGAGCGAGAGCTCGTCTGAATACGAATCGAGTTCaggggaggaagaggaggaagaagaggagcaAACAGTGGCAatggaggatgaagatgaagacgaTGCACAAACCTCATCAACAACctcatcttcctcatcctcGTCTTCTGAAGAGGAGGATCTTGAAGTAAAAGCTCCTAGTACCCCCACAGGACCACCACCAGAAGAGGAACTACATGACTTGGGCAGACCGGAAGCTTTAGATGAGGCAGAGATCGATCACAAACATGCTGCAGTGAGCTCAATCAAGACTGAAGTTGAAGACGTGTGGCCTCCATCTCCCAAAGGATTGCCAG CTGATGAACCCGACATTGATTTGGCAGTCAGTATTCCAGTGCCCAAAGCTgaagccaccctggaggatgTTGGTAGCTTGAGGCCACCCACCCCAACAG ATACTACTCCAAACAAGAGGAAACCTGGACGCCCCAAGTCTAAAAAGGTGTCAACCCCTTCAGATTCTGAAGAGCCTCCAGCGCCAATGGTGGCCTCTTCACCTCCAGATCTACCAGTAAACGACCTGTACCCTGACCACACTTCGGAGACcttcaaaaaaagagaagatgaGGACACCACAGCATTGGAGGAAGAGGAAAACCAAACCCAGATCGTCAAACCTGAGGTGGAAGATAAGTTTACTTACATCACAGAACCTGTTCAGAAGACTCGCCGACAGAGGCGGAGCTGGCCAGAGATGTTGTTCTCCCCTGTGACATCCCCGTTTCGACCCAGCTTCCTACCTCGCTCAGATTTCGAGGAGATGACCATCTTGTATGACATTTGGAATGACGGTATTGATGAGGAGGACATCCGCTACCTTAAGATAACTTACGACAAGATGCTGCAGCAAGACAATGGCAACGACTGGCTCAACGACACCCTCTGGGTCCATCATCCTC CCACCAATGTGGGCAGCACATCAGGGCTGAAGAAGAAGCGAAAAGAAGACGGTATTCGCGACCATGTCACCGGCTGTGCCCGCAGCGAGGGCTACTACAAAATCGACAAGAAAGACAAAATGAAGTACCTGAATAGCTCACGGCTGCAGTCCGAAGAGCCTGATGTGGACACTCAG GGGAAGAGTATTCCAGCACAGCCCCAAGCATCTTCTAGGGCAGGTTCAGAGCGGCGGTCAGAACAGCGCCGCCTGCTATCATCCTTTAGCTGCGACAGTGACCTCCTCAAATTCAACCAGCTCAAG TTCCGTAAAAAGAAGATCCGGTTCTGTAAAAGCCACATCCATGACTGGGGATTGTTCGCCATGGAACCTATTGCTGCTGATGAGATGGTTATTGAATATGTCGGCCAGAATATCCGACAG GTTATCGCAGACATGCGAGAGAAGCGATACGAGGAAGAAGGCATCGGCAGTAGCTACATGTTCCGTGTGGATCACGATACCATTATAGACGCAACCAAATGTGGCAACTTCGCACGCTTCATCAATCACAGTTGCAAT ccAAACTGTTATGCCAAGGTCATCACTGTGGAGTCGCAGAAAAAAATCGTCATCTACTCGCGGCAGCCAATAAATGTTAACGAGGAGATCACTTACGACTACAAGTTCCCCATTGAGGACGAAAAGATACCGTGCCTCTGTGGTGCAGAGAACTGCAGGGGAACCTTGAACTAA
- the setd1ba gene encoding histone-lysine N-methyltransferase SETD1B-A isoform X2: MENSHPICSSGEKRSHHWRSYKLIIDPALKKGSHKLYRYDGQNFSVPNPGMPPVDIVRDPRIGRMWTKYKETDLPVPKFKIDECYIGRVPPKEVTFAKLNDNVREGFLTDMCKKFGDIEEVEILYNPKNKKHLGIAKVVFGTVKAAKDAVQNLHNTSVMGNIIHVELDPKGENRQRYLQRLINGSYTPLTLPVGGEEACEVSPRSLAEALLPLRRLSEGNSSAVGGTATPGGTNTPLSLDTAYSSLRQDTPQSQGTPHTPRPSGTPFSQDSSYSSRQGTPGFQSNRAESSGGYKSRRHETKFQDAYNRRPERHYVHGTGGGPHRGNAEQPPNFKQHQPPEPPSPAFAHTPPPPASANFKNAFSPYQPPMPPVYPHTEPSFHQPVQREVDYRRPPQAPPPPSTDFMPVRDRPATPPIPEPPPPAPETQPATPPPSTPEPQDSTPTQDSERNSLDSRIEMLLKPFLNERGDSDAEVRMDGSPISSSSSQLSPIPPQRPSRPASTGLEDISPTPLPDSDDDEPIHGTASLLTNSRSMSPSNMHSKSGAGEPRTPVDKMDTGQSSGEDMEISDDEMPGTPIASGDCAKNIVVNSAMSPMQTIPMPPPGFPPLPHPQAGFPLPPPPLPTVPHLAGPHPMLHTLHPYPPGMMPIMQMDLMSSLPQWGSVHMSFQMQTQMLSRMAQSQRPYPYPHFISGAAASAGAAAAAAVMQFGGPYAPLSIVGAPAGTVGHGQPWPLPNIPKFNPAVPPPGYEPEKEDPHKATVDGVLMVIVKELKAIMKRDLNRKMVEVVAFRAFDEWWDKQERSAKATLTPVKTGEGKDEVKERAKPKETISSSLLENWNKVEGMGFEGMGLGIGLRGAIRLPSFKVKRKQPPEPTSTNDNKRVRPSTPVDDELEDEESERTDHRMDGSRTDGGGSSTKRRPGRPMELDSAGEEEEETSGKEESSLSDHEEEPVENASERLSSVTDMEDEEDEKKSESDSSESESSDSSDDESSSSSSSSKSDSDSSGSESSSEYESSSGEEEEEEEEQTVAMEDEDEDDAQTSSTTSSSSSSSSEEEDLEVKAPSTPTGPPPEEELHDLGRPEALDEAEIDHKHAAVSSIKTEVEDVWPPSPKGLPADEPDIDLAVSIPVPKAEATLEDVGSLRPPTPTGSFADSDQDTQPKIPAEDFPRTPGRDGPVPLESETAIPRSLSTPSMHLPLPPNHALEARSLLPPPEALPDMPVRGRLPTEEDIPRTPGRDLMDRPRGLGKSQSTDTVPVTPGSDAPLTGNSLSSPHIPGSPFSYPAQSPVLSAGIPRTPGRDLTFTPAFPDSAALSASLPIHRKASSESLEEKALFKEPLLSASPQASLQPNNAVSSPFPGPPLSAASLQEPPLPPQGSSPTSVETSSPAAPKDLPVPMIDVPVSLDTTPNKRKPGRPKSKKVSTPSDSEEPPAPMVASSPPDLPVNDLYPDHTSETFKKREDEDTTALEEEENQTQIVKPEVEDKFTYITEPVQKTRRQRRSWPEMLFSPVTSPFRPSFLPRSDFEEMTILYDIWNDGIDEEDIRYLKITYDKMLQQDNGNDWLNDTLWVHHPPTNVGSTSGLKKKRKEDGIRDHVTGCARSEGYYKIDKKDKMKYLNSSRLQSEEPDVDTQGKSIPAQPQASSRAGSERRSEQRRLLSSFSCDSDLLKFNQLKFRKKKIRFCKSHIHDWGLFAMEPIAADEMVIEYVGQNIRQVIADMREKRYEEEGIGSSYMFRVDHDTIIDATKCGNFARFINHSCNPNCYAKVITVESQKKIVIYSRQPINVNEEITYDYKFPIEDEKIPCLCGAENCRGTLN; the protein is encoded by the exons ATGGAGAACAGCCATCCTATCTGCAGTTCGGGAGAGAAACGAAGTCATCATTGGAGAAGTTACAAGTTGATTATTGACCCGGCGTTGAAAAAGGGATCGCACAAACTGTATCGCTACGATGGACAGAACTTCAGCGTGCCG aaCCCAGGCATGCCGCCCGTGGACATCGTCCGAGACCCGAGAATCGGTCGTATGTGGACTAAGTACAAGGAGACTGATCTCCCGGTTCCTAAATTTAAG ATCGATGAGTGTTACATCGGTCGAGTGCCTCCGAAGGAGGTCACGTTCGCCAAACTCAACGACAACGTCCGAGAGGGATTCCTCACCGACATGTGCAAGAAGTTCGGCGACATCGAGGAGGTGGAAATTTTGTACAACCCGAAGAACAAAAAGCATCTCGGAATTGCTAAAGTCGTATTCGGAACCGTCAAGGCGGCGAAGGATGCCGTCCAGAACTTGCACAACACGTCTGTCATGGGCAACATCATCCACGTGGAGCTGGACCCTAAAG GTGAAAATCGCCAAAGGTACCTCCAGCGTCTGATCAATGGAAGTTATACTCCACTCACTCTTCCAGTTGGTGGTGAAGAGGCCTGTGAAGTTTCACCACGCAGCTTAGCTGAAGCCCTGCTG CCCTTGCGAAGACTTTCCGAAGGCAACTCTTCTGCAGTCGGAGGCACAGCCACGCCGGGCGGCACCAACACCCCCTTGTCCCTGGATACGGCCTACTCCAGCCTAAGGCAGGATACGCCCCAGTCCCAGGGTACCCCACACACCCCGCGTCCGTCGGGCACCCCGTTCTCTCAGGACTCCAGTTACTCCAGCAGGCAGGGCACTCCGGGGTTCCAGTCAAACCGTGCTGAATCCTCGGGGGGCTACAAGTCGAGACGGCATGAAACCAAATTCCAGGATGCCTATAACCGGAGACCGGAAAGGCATTACGTCCACGGTACGGGAGGAGGGCCGCATCGTGGCAATGCAGAGCAGCCCCCCAATTTTAAGCAACATCAACCCCCCGAGCCCCCGTCGCCTGCTTTTGCACACACGCCGCCTCCACCAGCCAGTGCAAATTTCAAGAATGCTTTCTCTCCTTATCAGCCCCCGATGCCCCCAGTGTACCCTCACACAGAGCCCTCCTTCCACCAGCCTGTTCAACGGGAAGTGGATTATAGGAGACCACCTCAAGCCCCGCCACCCCCGAGCACCGACTTTATGCCCGTCAGAGACAGGCCTGCGACGCCGCCGATCCCCGAACCACCACCCCCTGCTCCAGAAACCCAACCAGCCACGCCTCCCCCCTCCACGCCGGAGCCCCAAGACTCCACGCCGACCCAGGACTCTGAGCGCAACAGCTTGGACTCGCGCATAGAAATGCTTCTGAAGCCCTTCTTGAACGAGCGAGGAGACTCGGATGCCGAGGTTCGTATGGATGGCAGTCCGATCTCCTCCTCGTCCTCTCAGCTCTCCCCTATTCCACCCCAGCGACCCTCGCGGCCTGCAAGCACCGGCCTGGAGGACATCAGCCCAACGCCGCTTCCCGATTCGGACGATGATGAGCCTATTCATGGTACTGCTTCCCTGTTGACAAACTCTAGGTCCATGTCGCCCTCCAACATGCACAGTAAAAGCGGCGCGGGGGAACCACGGACGCCCGTTGACAAAATGGACACG ggcCAGTCATCAGGTGAAGACATGGAGATTTCCGATGATGAGATGCCTGGCACACCGATCGCTAGCGGGGACTGTGCCAAAAACATTGTGGTTAACTCTGCAATGTCTCCGATGCAGACTATTCCCATGCCTCCACCAGGGTTCCCCCCACTGCCCCATCCACAAGCTGGCTTCCCGCTGCCACCCCCTCCTCTTCCAACTGTACCGCACCTGGCTGGCCCCCATCCAATGCTACACACGTTGCACCCTTATCCCCCTGGCATGATGCCCATTATGCAGATGGACCTGATGAGCTCCTTACCACAGTGGGGCAGCGTTCACATGTCTTTCCAGATGCAAACTCAGATGTTAAGTCGCATGGCGCAGAGTCAGCGGCCGTATCCTTACCCTCACTTCATCAGCGGGGCTGCTGCAAGTGCCGGTGCTGCTGCCGCCGCCGCAGTCATGCAGTTTGGGGGCCCATATGCGCCTCTGTCTATTGTTGGTGCACCAGCAGGCACTGTGGGTCATGGGCAACCCTGGCCTCTACCCAACATACCCAAATTCAACCCTGCTGTTCCCCCTCCAGGCTATGAGCCTGAAAAGGAAGACCCACATAAAGCCACTGTGGATGGAGTTCTTATGGTTATCGTCAAGGAGCTGAAGGCCATCATGAAAAGAGATCTCAACCGAAAGATGGTGGAGGTGGTGGCCTTCAGAGCATTTGATGAGTGGTGGGACAAACAGGAGCGCTCGGCTAAG GCTACGCTTACTCCTGTGAAGACAGGTGAGGGCAAAGATGAGGTAAAAGAACGGGCTAAACCCAAAGAGACTATATCCTCTAGCTTACTGGAAAACTGGAACAAGGTAGAGGGTATGGGCTTCGAGGGAATGGGACTCGGCATAGGCCTGCGTGGTGCCATTCGATTACCATCCTTCAAG GTTAAGAGGAAACAGCCACCTGAGCCCACATCTACCAATGACAATAAAAGGGTACGACCATCCACACCTGTCGATGATGAGCTGGAGGATGAAG AGTCGGAAAGAACAGATCATCGCATGGATGGTTCTAGAACGGATGGTGGTGGTTCTTCCACCAAGCGAAGACCAGGCAGACCTATGGAGCTGGACAGCGcaggtgaggaggaggaggaaaccTCTGGCAAAGAGGAGTCATCACTTTCAGACCATGAAGAGGAGCCAGTGGAGAATGCCTCTGAGAGGTTGTCCTCTGTCACG GATAtggaggatgaggaagatgaAAAGAAGAGCGAATCAGACTCCAGTGAGAGTGAATCATCGGACTCATCAGATGACG AGTCTTCTAGTTCATCTTCCTCTTCCaaatctgattctgattcttcTGGGAGCGAGAGCTCGTCTGAATACGAATCGAGTTCaggggaggaagaggaggaagaagaggagcaAACAGTGGCAatggaggatgaagatgaagacgaTGCACAAACCTCATCAACAACctcatcttcctcatcctcGTCTTCTGAAGAGGAGGATCTTGAAGTAAAAGCTCCTAGTACCCCCACAGGACCACCACCAGAAGAGGAACTACATGACTTGGGCAGACCGGAAGCTTTAGATGAGGCAGAGATCGATCACAAACATGCTGCAGTGAGCTCAATCAAGACTGAAGTTGAAGACGTGTGGCCTCCATCTCCCAAAGGATTGCCAG CTGATGAACCCGACATTGATTTGGCAGTCAGTATTCCAGTGCCCAAAGCTgaagccaccctggaggatgTTGGTAGCTTGAGGCCACCCACCCCAACAGGTTCGTTTGCAGACAGTGATCAGGACACCCAACCAAAGATCCCTGCAGAAGACTTTCCCCGTACCCCTGGTCGTGATGGCCCGGTTCCCCTAGAATCCGAGACAGCAATCCCTCGTTCTCTTTCTACGCCCTCAATGCACCTTCCACTTCCCCCCAATCATGCCCTTGAAGCTCGATCCCTTCTGCCGCCTCCCGAAGCTTTGCCAGATATGCCTGTCCGTGGGCGGTTGCCTACGGAAGAGGACATCCCACGCACACCAGGGAGAGATCTTATGGACAGACCCCGGGGTTTAGGCAAGTCTCAGAGCACCGATACAGTTCCTGTCACACCAGGTAGCGACGCACCGCTAACAGGTAACAGCTTGAGCTCGCCGCATATTCCTGGCAGCCCTTTCTCTTACCCCGCTCAATCCCCTGTCCTCAGCGCTGGTATCCCTCGGACTCCGGGTAGAGATCTTACTTTCACCCCAGCTTTCCCTGACTCTGCTGCTTTATCTGCAAGCCTTCCCATTCACAGGAAGGCCTCGTCTGAGAGCTTAGAGGAGAAGGCTCTCTTTAAAGAGCCTCTACTCAGCGCCTCTCCCCAGGCCAGCCTACAGCCTAACAATGCAGTTTCTTCCCCATTCCCTGGTCCTCCCCTTTCTGCTGCTTCACTTCAGGAGCCACCTCTACCTCCCCAAGGCTCCTCTCCCACTTCTGTTGAGACTTCCTCTCCTGCTGCTCCAAAAGACCTTCCTGTTCCAATGATAGATGTTCCTGTGTCCTTAGATACTACTCCAAACAAGAGGAAACCTGGACGCCCCAAGTCTAAAAAGGTGTCAACCCCTTCAGATTCTGAAGAGCCTCCAGCGCCAATGGTGGCCTCTTCACCTCCAGATCTACCAGTAAACGACCTGTACCCTGACCACACTTCGGAGACcttcaaaaaaagagaagatgaGGACACCACAGCATTGGAGGAAGAGGAAAACCAAACCCAGATCGTCAAACCTGAGGTGGAAGATAAGTTTACTTACATCACAGAACCTGTTCAGAAGACTCGCCGACAGAGGCGGAGCTGGCCAGAGATGTTGTTCTCCCCTGTGACATCCCCGTTTCGACCCAGCTTCCTACCTCGCTCAGATTTCGAGGAGATGACCATCTTGTATGACATTTGGAATGACGGTATTGATGAGGAGGACATCCGCTACCTTAAGATAACTTACGACAAGATGCTGCAGCAAGACAATGGCAACGACTGGCTCAACGACACCCTCTGGGTCCATCATCCTC CCACCAATGTGGGCAGCACATCAGGGCTGAAGAAGAAGCGAAAAGAAGACGGTATTCGCGACCATGTCACCGGCTGTGCCCGCAGCGAGGGCTACTACAAAATCGACAAGAAAGACAAAATGAAGTACCTGAATAGCTCACGGCTGCAGTCCGAAGAGCCTGATGTGGACACTCAG GGGAAGAGTATTCCAGCACAGCCCCAAGCATCTTCTAGGGCAGGTTCAGAGCGGCGGTCAGAACAGCGCCGCCTGCTATCATCCTTTAGCTGCGACAGTGACCTCCTCAAATTCAACCAGCTCAAG TTCCGTAAAAAGAAGATCCGGTTCTGTAAAAGCCACATCCATGACTGGGGATTGTTCGCCATGGAACCTATTGCTGCTGATGAGATGGTTATTGAATATGTCGGCCAGAATATCCGACAG GTTATCGCAGACATGCGAGAGAAGCGATACGAGGAAGAAGGCATCGGCAGTAGCTACATGTTCCGTGTGGATCACGATACCATTATAGACGCAACCAAATGTGGCAACTTCGCACGCTTCATCAATCACAGTTGCAAT ccAAACTGTTATGCCAAGGTCATCACTGTGGAGTCGCAGAAAAAAATCGTCATCTACTCGCGGCAGCCAATAAATGTTAACGAGGAGATCACTTACGACTACAAGTTCCCCATTGAGGACGAAAAGATACCGTGCCTCTGTGGTGCAGAGAACTGCAGGGGAACCTTGAACTAA